One Capricornis sumatraensis isolate serow.1 chromosome 8, serow.2, whole genome shotgun sequence genomic region harbors:
- the LOC138084602 gene encoding putative olfactory receptor 8G3, producing the protein MDPGNHSSVTEFILAGLTEQPQLQLPLFLLFLGIYVVTVVGNLGMITLIGLSSHLHTPMYYFLINLSFIDLCQSTVITPKMLMNFVTENIISYPECMTQLYFFLIFAIAECHMLAVMAYDRYVAICNPLLYNITMSYHICFFLTMGVYILGIVGSTIHTGFLLRLLFCKNKAVNHYFCDLFPLLELSCSSIYVNELLVIFLSAFNILTPALAILASYIFIISSILHIRSTEGRSKAFSTCSSHISAVAVFYGSAAFMYLQPSSVSSMDQGKVSSVFYTIIVPVLNPLIYSLRNRDVKFALKKIVESGKCV; encoded by the coding sequence ATGGACCCTGGAAATCACTCCTCAGTGACTGAGTTTATCCTTGCTGGGCTCACAGAACAGCCACAACTCCAactgccccttttcctcctcttcctagGAATCTATGTGGTCACGGTGGTGGGGAACCTGGGCATGATCACACTGATTGGGCTCAGTTCTCACctgcacacccccatgtactattTCCTCATCAATTTGTCCTTTATCGATCTCTGTCAGTCCACTGTCATTACCCCCAAAATGCTGATGAACTTTGTGACAGAGAACATCATTTCCTACCCTGAATGTATGACACAGCtctatttcttcctcatttttgcTATTGCAGAGTGTCACATGTTGGCTGTAATGGCATATGACCGCTATGTTGCAATCTGCAAtcccttgctttacaatatcacCATGTCTTATCACATCTGCTTCTTCCTCACAATGGGAGTTTATATTTTAGGAATCGTTGGATCCACAATCCACACAGGATTTTTGTTGAGACTCCTTTTCTGCAAAAACAAGGCGGTTAACCATTATTTCTGTGATCTCTTTCCACTTTTGGAGCTATCCTGCTCCAGCATCTATGTCAATGAATTATTGGTTATATTCTTGAGTGCATTTAACATTTTGACTCCTGCCTTAGCTATTCTCGCTTCATATATCTTCATCATCTCCAGCATCCTACATATTCGTtccactgagggcaggtccaaAGCCTTCAGCACCTGCAGTTCCCACATCTCAGCTGTTGCTGTTTTCTATGGATCTGCAGCATTCATGTACCTGCAGCCTTCATCTGTGAGCTCCATGGACCAAGGGAAAGTGTCCTCTGTGTTTTATACTATCATCGTGCCCGTGCTAAACCCTCTGATCTATAGTCTACGAAATAGGGATGTCAAATTCGCCCTGAAAAAAATTGTAGAGAGTGGAAAGTGTGTATGA